A portion of the Micromonospora tarapacensis genome contains these proteins:
- a CDS encoding putative baseplate assembly protein — translation MTLPVPHLDDRTFLDLVTEARERIRQSCPGWTDLSAHDPGIALLEAFAHLTEVMIYRLNQLPERAYVSFLNLLGVTRHAPTAAWADVRFTRTGADDAPLRIPAGTRVAAARGADPRPVVFITCEPALLTAGQREATVRMHHCEPVEAELLGVGTGAPGQVLRAERAPLARTAEPLDLLLGVEVPAGSVELGAAAREHDGRTFEIWRAVDSFAGLGPQDKAYLVDRCSGTVTFAPALDLRAPDGSLSVGDGAVAAVPPAGRQVRLWYRAGGGPAGNVAAGTLTSLRDPLPGVRVANPLPAAGGREMEAMESVLLRGPYAFFAQQRAVTARDFEVLATASGGVSRARAFTRAAVYSFARPGEVEVVLVPYVPADARPGGRLPVRVLREHEVDQARLRVEADLERRRSLGTTCRASWARYKAVSIRARVVVRREEDVEAVRRRIHDRLHQTLSPLPGTLNPTGWAFGEPLRASNVYRLLEHAEPGVRYVESVRFVVDEAPEDQVRTLAADEYQPRTWYAGSGAVLFRSTNAGAGWEPAGRFDGETVQRVAPAPAPVRPGIVARPGSVAVATVRAGGGSRVHLSTDLGETWSLLADLESRISDLAWIDRDGAGSLLVATDTGLYEVSLLPGAVPLQILVEPADADRGFYAVRAFVSERGAPGVAVAAQAGFGVYLSGNAGRPGSFSHVGLANVDNRVLTVQYDGPATLLWSGAGEPDPKKPGQGCFRARLFESDVKWQAVQAGWVGGTCRDLAFSGTLALAATQSGGVLRLDTLAAQPQWTSVMVNCGLPLRDRSRFVPVDAVAATSGAERLVLAGGERGVHRSADAVDWSASANQATADVVTVPDTWLLCSGEHDIEVVRQDASSGH, via the coding sequence ATGACGCTGCCCGTGCCGCACCTGGACGACCGGACCTTCCTCGACCTGGTGACCGAGGCCCGGGAACGGATCCGGCAGTCCTGCCCGGGCTGGACCGACCTGTCCGCGCACGATCCGGGCATCGCACTGCTGGAGGCGTTCGCCCACCTCACCGAGGTGATGATCTACCGGCTGAACCAGTTGCCGGAAAGGGCGTACGTCTCCTTCCTCAACCTGCTCGGGGTGACCCGGCACGCGCCGACGGCGGCCTGGGCGGACGTCCGGTTCACCCGCACCGGCGCCGACGACGCCCCGCTGCGGATCCCGGCCGGCACCCGGGTGGCCGCGGCCCGCGGTGCCGACCCGCGACCGGTGGTCTTCATCACCTGCGAACCGGCGCTGCTGACCGCCGGGCAGCGCGAGGCGACCGTCCGGATGCACCACTGTGAGCCGGTCGAGGCGGAACTGCTCGGCGTGGGCACCGGCGCACCGGGCCAGGTGCTGCGCGCCGAACGGGCGCCACTGGCGCGTACCGCCGAGCCACTGGACCTGCTGCTCGGTGTCGAGGTGCCCGCCGGGTCGGTGGAACTGGGGGCGGCGGCCCGGGAACACGACGGACGCACCTTCGAGATCTGGCGCGCGGTGGACAGCTTCGCCGGCCTCGGCCCGCAGGACAAGGCGTACCTGGTGGACCGCTGCTCCGGGACGGTGACCTTCGCCCCGGCGCTGGACCTGCGGGCACCCGACGGTTCGTTGAGCGTCGGCGACGGCGCGGTCGCGGCGGTGCCGCCGGCCGGGCGTCAGGTCCGCCTCTGGTACCGCGCGGGTGGCGGGCCGGCCGGCAACGTGGCCGCCGGCACGCTGACGAGCCTGCGCGACCCGCTGCCGGGGGTGAGGGTGGCCAATCCGCTGCCGGCGGCCGGCGGGCGGGAGATGGAGGCCATGGAGTCGGTGCTGCTGCGCGGGCCGTACGCGTTCTTCGCCCAGCAACGCGCGGTGACCGCCCGTGACTTCGAGGTGCTGGCCACCGCCTCCGGTGGGGTGAGCCGGGCCCGTGCCTTCACCCGGGCCGCCGTCTACAGCTTCGCCCGGCCGGGCGAGGTGGAGGTGGTGCTGGTGCCGTACGTGCCGGCCGACGCCCGGCCCGGCGGCCGGCTCCCGGTGCGGGTGCTGCGCGAGCACGAGGTGGACCAGGCGCGGCTGCGGGTCGAGGCGGACCTGGAGCGTCGCCGCTCGCTGGGCACCACCTGCCGGGCGAGCTGGGCGCGGTACAAGGCGGTGTCCATCCGGGCCCGGGTGGTGGTCCGCCGGGAGGAGGACGTCGAGGCGGTGCGCCGGCGCATCCACGACCGGCTGCACCAGACGCTCAGCCCGCTGCCGGGCACGCTCAACCCGACCGGTTGGGCGTTCGGCGAGCCGTTGCGGGCGTCCAACGTGTACCGGCTGCTGGAGCACGCCGAGCCCGGGGTGCGCTACGTCGAGTCGGTGCGGTTCGTGGTGGACGAGGCACCGGAAGACCAGGTGCGGACCCTCGCCGCCGACGAGTACCAGCCACGCACCTGGTACGCCGGCAGCGGTGCGGTGCTGTTCCGGTCGACAAACGCGGGAGCCGGTTGGGAGCCGGCGGGACGGTTCGACGGGGAGACCGTGCAGCGGGTGGCACCCGCGCCCGCCCCGGTCCGCCCGGGCATCGTGGCCCGGCCCGGTTCGGTGGCGGTGGCCACCGTCCGCGCCGGTGGCGGTTCCCGGGTGCACCTGAGCACCGACCTGGGCGAGACCTGGTCGCTGCTGGCCGACCTGGAGTCACGGATCAGCGACCTGGCGTGGATCGACCGGGACGGCGCGGGATCGCTGCTGGTCGCCACCGACACCGGGCTGTACGAGGTGTCCCTGCTGCCCGGTGCGGTGCCGCTGCAGATCCTGGTCGAGCCGGCCGACGCCGATCGGGGCTTCTACGCGGTGCGGGCGTTCGTCTCCGAACGGGGCGCCCCGGGGGTCGCGGTGGCGGCCCAGGCCGGTTTCGGAGTGTACCTGTCCGGCAACGCCGGTCGGCCCGGCAGCTTCAGCCACGTCGGCCTGGCCAACGTCGACAACCGGGTGCTCACCGTGCAGTACGACGGCCCCGCCACCCTGCTGTGGAGCGGCGCCGGGGAGCCGGACCCGAAGAAACCCGGGCAGGGCTGCTTCCGCGCCCGGCTGTTCGAGTCCGACGTGAAGTGGCAGGCGGTGCAGGCGGGTTGGGTCGGCGGCACCTGCCGGGACCTCGCCTTCAGTGGCACTCTCGCGCTGGCCGCGACGCAGAGCGGTGGGGTGCTGCGCCTGGACACCCTCGCCGCGCAGCCGCAGTGGACGTCGGTGATGGTCAACTGCGGACTGCCGCTGCGCGACCGGTCCCGGTTCGTGCCGGTGGACGCGGTCGCCGCGACCAGCGGCGCCGAGCGGCTGGTGCTGGCCGGCGGCGAGCGCGGGGTGCACCGCAGCGCCGACGCGGTGGACTGGTCTGCCAGCGCCAACCAGGCCACCGCCGACGTGGTGACCGTCCCGGACACATGGCTGCTCTGCTCCGGCGAGCACGACATCGAGGTGGTGCGGCAGGATGCGTCGAGCGGGCATTGA
- a CDS encoding class I SAM-dependent methyltransferase, producing the protein MTPYIADADAWQESWDRQQEAYLPDREHRFTAMLDAVDAVRETASPRLLDLAGGTGTISLRALRRFPDAEVTLVDLDPALLALATASLGDRATIVSADLSRPDWPTALPHRRYDAVLTATALHWLPAERLSTLYTEIRDLLRPGGLFVNADHMPDDDLPELTKRLLARAAQHRTARHAAGATLSWAQWWDQAAQDPTLRPLVEQRHAIYPSGHSPEWTPPASWHLTALKDAGFTEVGTLWRGAADAAVVAVL; encoded by the coding sequence ATGACCCCTTACATCGCCGATGCCGACGCCTGGCAGGAAAGCTGGGACCGGCAGCAGGAGGCGTACCTGCCGGACCGGGAGCACCGGTTCACCGCCATGCTCGACGCGGTCGACGCCGTCCGCGAGACCGCGTCGCCCCGACTGCTCGACCTCGCCGGTGGCACCGGCACCATCTCGCTGCGGGCGCTGCGCCGCTTCCCCGACGCCGAGGTGACCCTGGTGGACCTCGACCCTGCCCTGCTCGCCCTCGCCACCGCCTCCCTCGGCGACCGGGCCACCATCGTCTCCGCGGATCTCAGCCGGCCGGACTGGCCCACCGCGCTGCCGCACCGGCGCTACGACGCCGTGCTCACCGCCACCGCGCTGCACTGGCTGCCCGCGGAACGACTGAGCACCCTCTACACGGAGATTCGCGACCTGCTCCGGCCGGGCGGTCTGTTCGTCAACGCCGACCACATGCCCGACGACGACCTGCCCGAGTTGACCAAGCGGCTGCTCGCCCGCGCAGCGCAACACCGCACGGCGCGGCACGCCGCGGGTGCCACGCTGTCCTGGGCGCAGTGGTGGGACCAGGCGGCGCAGGATCCGACGCTGCGCCCACTCGTGGAGCAACGCCACGCCATCTACCCGTCGGGGCACAGCCCGGAGTGGACTCCCCCGGCCTCCTGGCACCTCACCGCCCTCAAGGACGCCGGATTCACCGAGGTCGGCACCCTCTGGCGCGGCGCCGCCGACGCCGCAGTCGTCGCCGTCCTCTGA
- a CDS encoding phage baseplate assembly protein V, which translates to MAGTYVLTEVVHTVDASGHLSRFSTAPPPAPPAGPPAPAVVTLGTVTDVTDPDGLGRVRVELPAYGGADAGWLAVLCPGAGRGKGLVALPDPQDSVLVALPGGEPASGVVLGSLFGTVEPYDTGVDDGRARRWSLRTAGGQQVVIDDVARSLRLSTDAGSWLELTPQLATLHAASDLVLSAPGRAMVVRARSVDFLHAETVEDPQTAAERARTLARAHHEGGG; encoded by the coding sequence GTGGCGGGCACGTACGTGCTGACCGAGGTGGTGCACACCGTCGACGCGAGCGGTCACCTGAGCCGCTTCTCCACCGCACCGCCACCGGCGCCACCGGCCGGGCCGCCCGCCCCGGCGGTGGTCACCCTCGGCACGGTGACCGACGTGACGGACCCCGACGGGTTGGGCCGGGTGCGGGTGGAACTGCCGGCGTACGGCGGGGCGGACGCCGGGTGGCTCGCGGTCCTCTGCCCGGGAGCGGGCCGGGGCAAGGGACTGGTGGCGCTGCCCGATCCGCAGGACAGCGTGCTGGTGGCGCTGCCCGGTGGTGAACCGGCCTCGGGAGTGGTGCTCGGCTCGCTGTTCGGCACCGTCGAGCCGTACGACACCGGGGTGGACGACGGACGGGCCCGGCGCTGGTCGCTGCGGACGGCCGGGGGTCAGCAGGTGGTGATCGACGACGTGGCACGCAGCCTGCGGTTGAGCACCGACGCCGGCAGCTGGCTGGAGCTGACCCCGCAACTGGCCACCCTGCACGCCGCCAGCGACCTGGTGCTCTCCGCACCGGGGCGGGCGATGGTCGTCCGCGCCCGGAGCGTCGACTTCCTGCACGCCGAGACGGTCGAGGATCCGCAGACCGCCGCCGAGCGGGCCCGCACCCTCGCCCGTGCCCATCACGAAGGAGGCGGCTGA
- a CDS encoding carboxypeptidase-like regulatory domain-containing protein gives MTADGPIETATAELARWLAGAAGDTVPVGPPRPDADPGRLTLWPLELRPARQTRGSGGPEPYRLVVRYLLAAGGPDALAALDRVLVAATAASGHTLVLEAGDPTLWAAFGAAPRPSLLIDVPVQVTHPSQPAAPVLHPLRLRQLDMLTLDGRVVGPAEQPLAAMRVEVVGQPYATQTDPAGRFRVAGVPHDPERPGPIRLRLTGRGQTLTTEVDPADPDIVIVCTPPTR, from the coding sequence ATGACCGCCGACGGTCCGATCGAGACGGCCACCGCCGAGCTGGCGCGGTGGCTGGCCGGGGCGGCGGGTGACACCGTCCCGGTCGGCCCGCCCCGGCCCGACGCCGACCCGGGCCGGCTGACCCTGTGGCCACTGGAACTGCGGCCGGCTCGGCAGACCCGGGGCAGCGGCGGACCCGAGCCGTACCGCCTCGTGGTGCGCTACCTGCTCGCCGCCGGTGGGCCGGACGCCCTGGCGGCGCTGGACCGGGTCCTCGTCGCGGCCACCGCCGCGAGCGGGCACACCCTGGTGCTGGAGGCCGGCGATCCGACCCTGTGGGCGGCATTCGGGGCGGCGCCCCGACCGTCGCTGCTGATCGACGTGCCCGTGCAGGTCACCCACCCGAGCCAGCCGGCCGCACCGGTACTGCACCCGCTGCGGCTGCGCCAGCTGGACATGCTGACCCTCGACGGCCGGGTCGTGGGCCCGGCCGAGCAACCGCTCGCGGCGATGCGGGTCGAGGTCGTCGGCCAGCCGTACGCGACCCAGACCGACCCGGCGGGCCGATTCCGGGTCGCCGGCGTGCCCCACGACCCGGAGCGGCCGGGTCCGATCCGGCTCCGGCTCACCGGCCGGGGGCAGACGCTCACCACCGAGGTCGACCCGGCCGACCCCGACATCGTCATCGTCTGCACGCCACCGACCCGCTGA
- a CDS encoding GPW/gp25 family protein: MRALRFVGAGFDPGQGRGPGLTAAGGLAMTDGDETVRQALFLLLSTTPGERLMRPGYGSHLHRLVFAPNDDTTAGLAIHYVRAAIARWEPRIDVLDVDAGPDRDDPWRLVIRLDYRIRASLTPGQLVFSVDLLPADDDPPAGPTPDPGADVEEPR; encoded by the coding sequence GTGAGGGCCCTCCGGTTCGTCGGCGCCGGCTTCGACCCGGGTCAGGGCCGCGGGCCCGGATTGACCGCAGCCGGCGGGCTGGCCATGACCGACGGTGACGAGACGGTACGCCAGGCGCTGTTCCTGCTGCTGTCCACCACCCCGGGCGAGCGGCTGATGCGCCCCGGGTACGGATCACACCTGCACCGGCTGGTCTTCGCGCCGAACGACGACACCACCGCCGGGCTCGCCATCCACTACGTGCGCGCGGCCATCGCCCGATGGGAGCCCCGCATCGACGTACTCGACGTCGACGCCGGGCCCGACCGGGACGACCCGTGGCGCCTGGTGATCCGGCTGGACTACCGGATCCGGGCCAGCCTCACCCCCGGTCAGCTCGTCTTCTCGGTCGACCTGCTGCCCGCCGACGACGACCCGCCCGCCGGGCCGACGCCCGATCCCGGCGCCGACGTAGAGGAGCCGCGATGA
- a CDS encoding phage tail protein, whose product MPTTATPQPGTPVDPYRGYNFQLLVNGVTNGHFTEVSGLEVNIPAVPYREQGNDRIRMVPGQVEYGPVTLHFGLTASRELWDWVHAVARGTVNRRNVSVVLLDAAGTAEVLRWNLINAWPTNWRGAHLNTLGQEIAIAALTLRYESLELEAGGAAPTPA is encoded by the coding sequence ATGCCGACCACGGCCACGCCGCAGCCGGGCACCCCGGTCGACCCCTACCGTGGGTACAACTTCCAGCTGCTGGTCAACGGTGTGACAAACGGCCATTTCACCGAGGTGAGCGGGCTCGAGGTGAACATCCCCGCGGTGCCGTACCGGGAACAGGGCAACGACCGGATCCGGATGGTCCCCGGGCAGGTCGAGTACGGGCCGGTCACGCTGCACTTCGGTCTCACCGCGTCGCGGGAGTTGTGGGACTGGGTGCACGCGGTCGCCCGGGGCACGGTCAACCGCCGCAACGTCTCCGTGGTGCTGCTCGACGCCGCCGGCACGGCGGAGGTGCTGCGCTGGAATCTGATCAACGCCTGGCCGACGAACTGGCGGGGCGCCCACCTGAACACGCTCGGCCAGGAGATCGCCATCGCGGCACTGACGCTGCGCTACGAGAGCCTGGAACTGGAGGCCGGTGGTGCCGCGCCGACGCCCGCGTAG
- a CDS encoding glycine zipper family protein — MVFGIISAAVHVAAGAVLGQLAGGTVGLLVGAGFGLLVGAVFGWAITSAQVYGADLRGVFLFVVDHTWSLLNTLVGAGYLALHLVFGHSLDRATSQRSCRVNVVEGVSPRYATTLGTVCAGSSSGIQRHEDVHIFQARLLGPLYIPLVLANYVLFTIAPVWLLYHDHAGAPINRFTRYFEIGVYPHVWNEAIAYRIQGTPPR; from the coding sequence ATGGTCTTCGGGATCATCAGCGCCGCCGTCCACGTCGCCGCGGGCGCCGTGCTCGGCCAGCTCGCCGGCGGCACCGTCGGGCTGCTCGTCGGCGCGGGCTTCGGCCTGCTCGTCGGTGCCGTCTTCGGCTGGGCCATCACCTCGGCCCAGGTCTACGGTGCCGATCTCCGCGGTGTGTTCCTCTTCGTCGTCGACCACACCTGGAGCCTGCTGAACACTCTGGTCGGCGCGGGCTACCTCGCGCTGCACCTGGTCTTCGGTCACTCGCTGGACCGGGCCACCTCCCAACGCAGCTGCCGGGTCAACGTGGTCGAGGGGGTCTCCCCCCGCTATGCCACCACCCTCGGCACCGTCTGCGCCGGTTCCAGCTCGGGCATCCAGCGGCACGAGGACGTGCACATCTTCCAGGCCCGGCTGCTCGGGCCGCTCTACATCCCGCTGGTCCTGGCCAACTACGTGCTGTTCACCATCGCGCCGGTCTGGCTGCTGTACCACGACCACGCGGGTGCGCCGATCAACCGCTTCACCCGCTACTTCGAGATCGGCGTCTATCCGCACGTGTGGAACGAGGCCATCGCGTACCGGATCCAGGGGACGCCGCCGCGATGA
- a CDS encoding CIS tube protein, whose protein sequence is MERVAFLIDSSGERIDCLLNPETVQATRLAGVRHRGDTGGQLTGAGLADDPLVFTGGGRTELVLDLLFDIDFAEGQVRPADVRALTRPLWMLAENSAVEHGWLRPPLVRLVWGKTWNVPGVIVAVAERFDAFTATGSPRRSWLRLKLVRVAEDADRAQEGFAEELSVAQTPAVAPGTTVLAAGDGTAAADSSGVRFDLLAHDALGSPLRWRLLAEHNRITDPLAVPAGTALAVPPLPGTAPAALAEPLSAATGGRVVTAAAHRAPTVLLDGAALPATVYGRVTSIRVAARLNRPTQCEVALSAGSGTAALTGPVRIGAHLDVRLDGQSAALFTGEVTAVEVEYAADGAATLRLRGYDALHRLRKRQRLRVFESVTAAELATELCADLGLSVDAEADGPRLDRLPHHRPSDLDLLLEVTGRAGLHLSVDGDVLHLVTLRGHGEPIALELGRDVHGLRLSVNSDAAAGRARRSAGTHSGPNRSASARARHGAGGTPRSTRIRPTSAPTAPVPHWTSRGAATTRSPRSPRPGWTSGPPPWSPRRERPRAIRRCDPAAGYA, encoded by the coding sequence ATGGAACGCGTCGCCTTCCTCATCGACAGCAGCGGCGAGCGGATCGACTGCCTGCTCAACCCGGAAACCGTCCAGGCGACCCGCCTCGCCGGCGTCCGACACCGGGGCGACACCGGCGGCCAGCTCACCGGCGCCGGGCTGGCCGACGACCCGCTGGTCTTCACCGGCGGAGGCCGCACCGAACTCGTGCTCGACCTGCTCTTCGACATCGACTTCGCCGAGGGGCAGGTGCGCCCCGCCGACGTACGGGCGCTGACCCGCCCGCTGTGGATGCTGGCGGAGAACTCGGCGGTCGAACACGGTTGGCTGCGGCCACCGCTGGTCCGGTTGGTCTGGGGCAAGACCTGGAACGTGCCCGGAGTGATCGTCGCCGTCGCGGAGCGCTTCGACGCCTTCACCGCCACCGGTTCGCCACGCCGGTCATGGCTGCGGCTCAAGCTGGTCCGGGTGGCGGAGGACGCCGATCGGGCGCAGGAGGGCTTCGCCGAGGAACTGTCCGTCGCGCAGACCCCGGCCGTGGCGCCCGGCACGACCGTGCTCGCCGCCGGCGACGGGACCGCCGCCGCCGACTCCTCGGGCGTACGCTTCGACCTGCTCGCCCACGACGCCCTGGGCTCACCGCTGCGCTGGCGGCTGCTGGCCGAGCACAACCGGATCACCGACCCGCTCGCCGTGCCCGCCGGCACCGCCCTGGCCGTGCCACCGCTGCCCGGAACCGCGCCGGCCGCGCTCGCCGAGCCGCTGTCCGCGGCCACCGGCGGGAGGGTCGTGACCGCCGCCGCGCACCGGGCGCCGACCGTGCTGCTCGACGGCGCCGCGTTGCCCGCGACGGTGTACGGCCGGGTCACGTCGATCCGGGTGGCCGCCCGGCTGAACCGGCCCACCCAGTGCGAAGTGGCGCTGAGCGCCGGGTCCGGCACCGCCGCGCTGACCGGGCCGGTGCGCATCGGCGCCCACCTCGACGTCCGTCTCGACGGGCAGTCGGCGGCCCTGTTCACCGGCGAGGTCACCGCCGTCGAGGTCGAGTACGCCGCCGACGGCGCCGCCACGCTGCGGCTGCGCGGGTACGACGCCCTGCACCGGCTGCGCAAGCGCCAGCGGCTCCGGGTCTTCGAGTCGGTGACCGCCGCCGAACTGGCCACGGAACTCTGCGCCGACCTCGGGTTGAGCGTCGACGCGGAGGCCGACGGGCCGCGGCTGGACCGGCTCCCGCACCACCGGCCCAGCGATCTCGACCTGCTGCTGGAGGTGACCGGCCGGGCCGGGCTGCACCTCAGCGTCGACGGGGACGTGCTGCATCTGGTCACCCTGCGGGGCCACGGCGAACCGATCGCGCTGGAGTTGGGCCGCGACGTGCACGGCCTGCGGCTGTCGGTCAACTCCGACGCGGCGGCCGGGAGAGCGCGGCGCTCGGCTGGCACCCACAGCGGGCCGAACCGATCAGCCAGCGCGCGGGCACGCCACGGTGCGGGCGGCACACCCCGGTCGACCCGGATCCGGCCGACGTCGGCGCCGACGGCACCCGTACCGCACTGGACCAGCCGGGGCGCAGCGACGACGAGATCGCCGCGCTCGCCCAGGCCCGGCTGGACGTCCGGGCCGCCGCCCTGGTCACCGCGGCGGGAACGGCCGAGGGCGATCCGGCGCTGCGACCCGGCCGCCGGATACGCCTGA
- a CDS encoding LacI family DNA-binding transcriptional regulator, which produces MTTAAGRPATLDDVARAAGVSRSTASRVIAGTGFASSTARQRVRTAADLLGYVPNPAARALVHGTGVRLLVAVAGTGPAVLDDPYVDQAVAAVARACAPHDLGVAVQWLPLDTPERLIQLTDDRGVAGLVLLNTTASLLGLVPRRLHGRTVSIGIGSAAVPSVDIDNGGATATIVRHLYASGRRRIAMVTGPRWLACATRSVRAYRGLLRDAGLPAREVVGDFSAARGHAAAREVLRRWPDTDAIVGISDATALGVIGRLRADGVRVPDDVAVTGFDDIPLASTAALTTASHPVRQIITTAATMVLEQRPAPATTVFPSTLVRRGSA; this is translated from the coding sequence ATGACGACGGCAGCAGGCCGGCCGGCAACCCTGGACGACGTCGCCCGGGCGGCCGGAGTGTCCCGTTCGACGGCGTCGCGGGTCATCGCGGGCACCGGCTTCGCCTCCTCGACCGCGCGGCAGCGGGTACGCACCGCAGCGGACCTGCTCGGCTACGTGCCGAATCCGGCGGCCCGGGCTCTGGTGCACGGCACCGGCGTACGGCTGCTGGTGGCGGTGGCGGGCACCGGCCCGGCCGTCCTCGACGACCCCTACGTCGACCAGGCGGTCGCCGCGGTGGCACGGGCCTGCGCGCCGCACGATCTGGGGGTCGCGGTGCAATGGCTGCCGCTGGACACGCCGGAACGGCTGATCCAGCTGACCGACGACCGGGGCGTGGCCGGTCTGGTGCTGCTCAACACGACCGCGTCGCTGCTGGGCCTGGTGCCACGGCGACTGCACGGCCGGACGGTGTCGATCGGCATCGGCTCGGCCGCGGTGCCGTCGGTGGACATCGACAACGGCGGCGCCACCGCGACCATCGTCCGCCATCTGTACGCCTCCGGGCGCCGACGGATCGCCATGGTCACCGGCCCGCGCTGGCTGGCCTGCGCCACCCGCTCCGTGCGGGCGTACCGCGGGCTGCTGCGCGACGCCGGTCTGCCGGCGCGGGAGGTGGTCGGTGACTTCAGCGCGGCCCGGGGACACGCCGCCGCCCGGGAGGTGCTGCGACGCTGGCCGGACACCGACGCGATCGTCGGGATCAGCGACGCGACCGCGCTGGGCGTGATCGGTCGGCTGCGTGCCGACGGCGTTCGGGTGCCGGACGACGTGGCCGTGACCGGCTTCGACGACATCCCGCTGGCCTCGACGGCGGCGCTGACCACCGCCAGCCATCCGGTCCGGCAGATCATCACCACGGCCGCGACCATGGTGCTGGAGCAACGCCCGGCACCGGCGACGACCGTCTTCCCGTCGACGCTGGTCCGCCGCGGGAGCGCCTGA
- a CDS encoding MBL fold metallo-hydrolase, translated as MVEFEHLVGRVWLCPGDPDPDLVQAGVAVIVDERGSVLVDAGQSPSHAREIQAALLAAGLPAPRWLVYTHHHWDHVWGACAWPDVEIVGHVSGAELLRAEATRPWSVRYLREEVLRNRRLGPSFRARALAVDSWDELRVLPPTRVFTDEVELPTGVLVRHVGGRHAPDSTVVVVPDSGVMLLGDSWYPPPAHLRTPADEPDLALVGRLLDDDIGWYVSSHSPPLPLAEARAAIAG; from the coding sequence GTGGTCGAGTTCGAGCATCTTGTCGGGCGGGTGTGGCTCTGTCCGGGTGACCCCGATCCGGATCTGGTGCAGGCCGGGGTCGCGGTGATCGTCGACGAGCGGGGCAGCGTGCTGGTGGACGCGGGGCAGAGCCCGTCGCACGCCCGCGAGATCCAGGCCGCGTTGCTCGCCGCCGGTCTACCCGCACCCCGCTGGCTGGTCTACACCCATCATCACTGGGACCACGTCTGGGGCGCCTGCGCGTGGCCGGATGTGGAGATCGTCGGGCACGTCAGCGGCGCGGAGCTGCTGCGCGCCGAGGCGACCCGGCCGTGGAGCGTCCGCTACCTACGCGAGGAGGTGCTACGCAACCGCCGGCTCGGGCCGAGCTTCCGAGCCCGTGCGCTCGCCGTCGACTCCTGGGACGAGTTGCGGGTGCTGCCGCCCACCCGCGTCTTCACCGACGAGGTGGAGTTGCCCACCGGCGTGCTGGTACGCCACGTCGGCGGCCGGCACGCCCCGGACTCGACCGTCGTGGTGGTACCCGACTCGGGGGTCATGCTGCTCGGTGACAGCTGGTATCCGCCGCCGGCGCACCTGCGCACGCCGGCGGACGAACCGGACCTCGCCCTGGTCGGCCGACTGCTCGACGACGACATCGGCTGGTACGTCTCCAGCCACAGCCCGCCGTTGCCCCTCGCCGAGGCCCGGGCGGCGATCGCCGGCTGA
- a CDS encoding LppM family (lipo)protein, producing the protein MQFNAGLTVNADDTVSGQLLLTAARNVLTANNRPVETGFAELRQNIPALPAGPETRYEDATHFGSLINYRNVPLDQFDSESLSIVRDGDRYVFTLPLDPKRYGGKVAEQDPENQARFMLLMSFEIAVTFPGRVLDASAGAQVNDRTVTWRVKPNERKPAELRAVAEAPPRPSAAAEADTGGGFPWLLIAAGTVALLLVAVLVALLLRRPRTNTGAPPADSAAAQGGRAAGATPASGPTPATTNPGPPGVG; encoded by the coding sequence ATGCAGTTCAACGCCGGCCTGACCGTCAACGCCGACGACACGGTCAGCGGCCAACTCCTGCTGACCGCGGCGCGGAACGTGCTGACCGCGAACAACAGGCCGGTCGAGACCGGCTTCGCCGAGCTGAGGCAGAACATCCCGGCGCTACCGGCCGGCCCGGAGACCAGGTACGAGGACGCCACCCACTTCGGCTCTCTGATCAACTACCGGAACGTACCGCTCGACCAATTCGACAGCGAAAGCCTGAGCATCGTCCGCGATGGCGACCGCTACGTTTTCACCCTACCGCTGGACCCGAAGAGGTACGGCGGAAAAGTTGCCGAGCAGGACCCGGAAAATCAAGCCCGATTCATGTTGCTGATGTCGTTCGAGATCGCCGTGACCTTTCCCGGCCGCGTCCTGGACGCAAGCGCCGGCGCTCAGGTCAACGACCGGACGGTCACCTGGCGGGTCAAGCCCAACGAGCGGAAGCCCGCGGAACTGCGGGCCGTCGCCGAGGCCCCGCCCCGACCGTCCGCGGCCGCCGAAGCGGACACCGGCGGTGGATTTCCGTGGCTGCTGATCGCCGCCGGCACGGTGGCGCTGCTGCTCGTGGCGGTGCTGGTCGCACTCCTGCTGCGCCGGCCGCGTACGAACACGGGCGCTCCGCCCGCGGACAGCGCCGCAGCCCAGGGCGGCCGGGCGGCGGGGGCAACGCCGGCCAGCGGGCCCACGCCGGCCACCACGAATCCCGGCCCGCCGGGCGTCGGCTGA